Genomic segment of Pseudoalteromonas sp. NC201:
CTGAGGCTGACCAACGATTAGGTCTACACCGTATGTACGCTTAAGGATATCTACCTTAATGTCTAGGTGAAGCTCACCCATACCTTTAAGGATAGTTTCACCTGAATCTTCATCAGTCTCAACTTGGAATGAAGGATCTTCTGCAACCATCTTACCGATCGCGATACCCATCTTCTCGTTACCACCTTTATCTTTAGGTGCAACAGCGATTGAGATTACTGGATCAGGGAAGATCATCGCTTCAAGTGTACACTCGTGCTTAGGATCACATAGCGTGTGACCTGTTTGAACGTTCTTCATACCAACAACAGCGATGATGTCACCCGCTTGTGCTTCAGTAAGTTCAGTACGCTCGTCCGCTTGCATCTCAACCATACGGCCGATACGCTCTGTTTTACCAGTTGCAGAGTTAAGGATAGTGTCACCTTTCTTCATGCGACCAGCGTAGATACGGATGAACGTAAGCGCACCGAAACGGTCGTCCATGATTTTGAACGCAAGCGCTTTAAGTGGCGCATCAGCGTCAACAGTTGCTACTTCACCAGTAGGCTCACCTGTTTCAGGATCTGTTAGTGGCTGAGGCTCAACTTCTGTAGGAGAAGGTAGGTAATCTACAACAGCGTCTAGTACAAGTTGCATACCTTTGTTTTTGAACGCTGAACCACAGAAAGTTGGGAAGAACGCAAGATCACGAGTACCTTTACGGATACACGCTTTGATTTGTTCGATAGAAGGTACTTCACCTTCCATGTATGCTTCCATTAGGTCGTCGTCTTGCTCAACAGCAGACTCAACTAGCATTTCATGGTATTCTTCAACTTTGTCCACCATGTCTGCAGGAACGTCTTGTACTTCGTAGTTTTCAGGAAGACCTGTGTCATCCCAAACGTATGCTTTCTTCTCAAGTACGTCTACAACACCACAGAATTGGTCTTCGATACCAATTGGAAGCGTCATCACTAGTGGGTTAGCACCAAGTACTTTCTCAACTTGATCAACTACGCGGTAGAAGTCTGCACCCATACGGTCTAGTTTGTTTACGAAGATACAACGAGCAACTTCTGATTCGTTCGCATAACGCCAGTTAGTTTCTGATTGTGGTTCAACACCACCAGAACCACAGAATACACCGATACCACCATCAAGTACTTTTAGTGAACGGTATACTTCTACTGTGAAGTCAACGTGTCCAGGAGTATCGATAACGTTTAAACGGTGGCCTTTCCACTCACAAGTTACCGCTGCTGATTGGATTGTAATACCACGCTCAGCTTCCTGCTCCATGAAGTCAGTAGTAGACTCACCGTCGTGTACTTCACCAGTTTTGTGGATTTTACCAGTAAGCTTTAGAATACGCTCAGTGGTGGTAGTTTTACCCGCATCAACGTGCGCGAAAATACCAATGTTTCTGTATTTCGATAAATCTGCCATTGTTTTACTCTATTTAAAGTAGAAAAATTATTCGGCGGGAGTATATCACCTCTTGTAGCGAACATCATCCTTGAAGTCGTCTAAAATGCAATCAATTCGCGAAAAAGTTTCTAATGCGAAACTTTGTGACCTATTTTTACCGTATCGCTTACTGCTAGGCCGCTGTATTTAAGAAAATTCCGTTGTATTTTGTCAATTTCAGGGCGGTGAGCTTGGGTTTTTGTTTAAAATATCTGCTTTCCGAACAAGTTGGCATGCTGGACTTGGAAGGCATCATCTAGCAAAGAAAAATGCGCTATTTTACCCACTTCAATGCTACCAAGTTCATTGTCCATATTTAAATAAGTTGCGGGTACTAAACTTGCCATATTGATGGCTTCTAGAAGCGGAATATTGGCCAATTCTGCTAAATTCTTCACTGCTTTTTCAAGTGTTAGTGTACTGCCGGCCAAACTGCCGCTGTGAGTTTTCGCCACGCCATCCTTGACCACAACTGGCATTTCACCCAATTGATATTCACCATCTTTAAGGCCACCAGCATTAATACAATCACTGATCAAGGCCACCTTATGCTGACCTTTTAGGCGGTAGATCAACTGTAAAATCGCAGGGTGCAAATGAATACCGTCGGCAATCACTTCCACCAAGGCTTGGCTATCAAGTAACAACGCACCAGCACAGCCCGGTTCACGGTGATGAATGCCGCGCATGCCGTTAAACACGTGGGCCCCGCCGCAGGCACCATGTGCCAAAGCGGCATTGGTTTGCGCAAAATCCGCATCACAATGACCTAGCATCACTCGCACCCCATGTTTACTTAGGTACTGTGTCATCTTTACGCCATTAGCCTTTTCTGGCGCAAGCGCCACTGCTTTAAGCGCACCATCAGCCGCGCTAATCATTTCATCAATTAAGGCTTCATCTAGCGGCTTAAAGAAAGCTTCGTTATGGGCACCTTTGTGTTTCTCGCTAAAAAACAAGCCCTCACTATACCCGCCTAGCACCTGAGCACCTGGCATCTTTTGCTTATAGGCGGCTCCAATAACCTTCATCGCGGCAATAGTTTGTGGCCACGTAGTCGTCACCGTGGTAGCCAAAAAGCCAGTGACGCCATGTTTGAGCAACGAGGTGCTAATAGTTTCTATACTGGAGAGTTTGCCATCAATAACATCGCACCCCTCTCGGCCATGAATATGCAAATCAATTAACCCAGGCCACATATCTAAATTAGAATAACATTCGGTATTATCAGGCGCTTCCGCCGCTGGAATAATCGCGTGAAAACGCTCACCTTTTATTACCGCAACGTGCGCTTCAAAGACGCTGGTAGGGGTATAGATACGACGGGGCCGAATATAACGAAGCTGTTCAAGCATGCACTTTGCTCCCTAATAGGGCCGCGCCTAATGCACCACTTGCATCACCATGCTTGGCTCTAACAATATCTGGTACTGACACCGCTGAAAATACATGAGGTTCGATGGCTTTTGGGAGCGCCTCTACAAGTTCATCGATAAGCGACATGCCACCGCCAAGCACGATAACTTCAGGGTCATATGCTTTGATTAAATTTGCAAACGCCGAGCCCAACAGATCCATATAGCAATTAAACGCATGGATTGCTTCACTTTCTCCAGCCCGCATCGCTGTGATAACTTGTTCTGAGGAACGCTTCCGCGTAGTGAAATGTTGATACAAACCGGCAAGCCCTGGTCCTGCGACATAGCGCTCTAAACACCCTTGCAACCCACAGCCACACGCTAAAATAGGCAGGTGATATTTTTGCTGTAACACCGCAGAAAGCGGATGGTGGCCATATTCACCGGCGATCCCTTGGGCACTTTTATACAACGCACCATCAATGCAAAACCCGCCTCCAGCACCGGTGCCTATTATTGCCCCAAAGACCTTTTGATATTGCTTACCGGCTCCAAGACTGGCCTCTGATAACGCAAAGCAACGGCAGTCATTTTCAACCGCGATGGGCCGTTCCAGTTTTGCAACGAGATCAGCCTTAACTTCTTTACCATTGGCGCAAGGGACATTTGCTGATAGCACGCGCTGCTGCGCATTTACTATCCCCGGCATACCAATACCAACCTGTCCTTTACAACCATATTTGTCATCGGCTTGCTGCACCAAAGTGACGATTTGCGCCAAAAACGCCTCATAACTGTGCTTTGGTGTCGCCACACGCCAAGACTCTAAGCGTTGTAGCTTTTCATCAAACACCGCAATTTCAATTTTGCTCCCGCCAACATCCACTCCATAAATCATACTTCACTCCCAAATGGATGAATGACTACGCCCTGTACGACTCTATTCACTTCCCCCGACGGGCAAGGATTGTCCGGTGAAATACCGAGATTCAGCGCTTTATAGAAACTTAACTGCTGTGCAAACAACATATACAGTAATCCTTGCCACACATCTTCTAGTGGTGGCACTTTAGGACAAAGTGAATGCACCGTCATGGCTGTACCGTCACGCTGCAATTCAGCAACTAAATCCTGATCGTACAAGCTGGTATAACCATCACTTGAGATAAAACATACCACGACAGTTTTGCTATTGATAAGTGATTTTGGACCATGACGGAACCCAAGCGGTGACTCGCTCACGCTCATTACTTGGCCTGCCGATAACTCAAGCATTTTTAACGCAGCTTCCTTTGCAAATCCCAACAAACAGCCAGAGCCTAGGTACACCAAACGCTCAAATGGTTGTTGTGCAAATGCACGGATATTTTGCTGCTCTGCCGCAGCTAACATGCTTTGCGCTGCATTGATCAACTTATCCACGGAGCCGTCATCCACTGCAAAAAGTTGTAGCGCTGCAACCATCATTGACGAATAGCTACTCGTCATTGCAAAACTTTGGTCAAGCGTAGGTTCCGGTAGCAATATACTTGTTGCATTGCTTGTCTGCAGCGCTGCTTGATGCAACTTTCCATCACGGTTGCAGGTGATAAAAAGGTGCTGGCTGTTACTAACCAGCTGTGTTACCAACTCTACGGCCGCCACACTTTCTGGACTATTACCAGAGCGAGCAAAAGATACTAATAAACAAGGTTTATCCG
This window contains:
- the nagA gene encoding N-acetylglucosamine-6-phosphate deacetylase; the protein is MLEQLRYIRPRRIYTPTSVFEAHVAVIKGERFHAIIPAAEAPDNTECYSNLDMWPGLIDLHIHGREGCDVIDGKLSSIETISTSLLKHGVTGFLATTVTTTWPQTIAAMKVIGAAYKQKMPGAQVLGGYSEGLFFSEKHKGAHNEAFFKPLDEALIDEMISAADGALKAVALAPEKANGVKMTQYLSKHGVRVMLGHCDADFAQTNAALAHGACGGAHVFNGMRGIHHREPGCAGALLLDSQALVEVIADGIHLHPAILQLIYRLKGQHKVALISDCINAGGLKDGEYQLGEMPVVVKDGVAKTHSGSLAGSTLTLEKAVKNLAELANIPLLEAINMASLVPATYLNMDNELGSIEVGKIAHFSLLDDAFQVQHANLFGKQIF
- a CDS encoding SIS domain-containing protein, producing the protein MNTLLGHEIAQLKTRNAYWTAKEITQQPQMWQETAQLVASIKPKLLVELAPLLDDPDTQVILTGAGTSAYIGDAIATHLNAHMRQSVRAVSTTDLVAAPRQYLATDKPCLLVSFARSGNSPESVAAVELVTQLVSNSQHLFITCNRDGKLHQAALQTSNATSILLPEPTLDQSFAMTSSYSSMMVAALQLFAVDDGSVDKLINAAQSMLAAAEQQNIRAFAQQPFERLVYLGSGCLLGFAKEAALKMLELSAGQVMSVSESPLGFRHGPKSLINSKTVVVCFISSDGYTSLYDQDLVAELQRDGTAMTVHSLCPKVPPLEDVWQGLLYMLFAQQLSFYKALNLGISPDNPCPSGEVNRVVQGVVIHPFGSEV
- the fusA gene encoding elongation factor G; protein product: MADLSKYRNIGIFAHVDAGKTTTTERILKLTGKIHKTGEVHDGESTTDFMEQEAERGITIQSAAVTCEWKGHRLNVIDTPGHVDFTVEVYRSLKVLDGGIGVFCGSGGVEPQSETNWRYANESEVARCIFVNKLDRMGADFYRVVDQVEKVLGANPLVMTLPIGIEDQFCGVVDVLEKKAYVWDDTGLPENYEVQDVPADMVDKVEEYHEMLVESAVEQDDDLMEAYMEGEVPSIEQIKACIRKGTRDLAFFPTFCGSAFKNKGMQLVLDAVVDYLPSPTEVEPQPLTDPETGEPTGEVATVDADAPLKALAFKIMDDRFGALTFIRIYAGRMKKGDTILNSATGKTERIGRMVEMQADERTELTEAQAGDIIAVVGMKNVQTGHTLCDPKHECTLEAMIFPDPVISIAVAPKDKGGNEKMGIAIGKMVAEDPSFQVETDEDSGETILKGMGELHLDIKVDILKRTYGVDLIVGQPQVAYRETITQEVEDSYTHKKQSGGSGQFGKIDYRIKPGEVGSGFTFKSTVVGGNVPKEFWPAVEKGFKSMMDEGVLAGFPVLDVEVELFDGGFHAVDSSAIAFEIAAKGAFRQSIPKAGAQLLEPIMKVDVFTPEDNVGDVIGDLNRRRGMIKDQEAGAMGVRIKGEVPLSEMFGYIGHLRTITSGRGQFSMEFSHYAPCPANVADAVIAAEKEKKAAK
- a CDS encoding ROK family protein, whose translation is MIYGVDVGGSKIEIAVFDEKLQRLESWRVATPKHSYEAFLAQIVTLVQQADDKYGCKGQVGIGMPGIVNAQQRVLSANVPCANGKEVKADLVAKLERPIAVENDCRCFALSEASLGAGKQYQKVFGAIIGTGAGGGFCIDGALYKSAQGIAGEYGHHPLSAVLQQKYHLPILACGCGLQGCLERYVAGPGLAGLYQHFTTRKRSSEQVITAMRAGESEAIHAFNCYMDLLGSAFANLIKAYDPEVIVLGGGMSLIDELVEALPKAIEPHVFSAVSVPDIVRAKHGDASGALGAALLGSKVHA